In Hyphomicrobiaceae bacterium, the following are encoded in one genomic region:
- the rplR gene encoding 50S ribosomal protein L18 produces the protein MANSKEKFVKRRARVRRSVKKYSSGRPRLSIHRSSAHIYAQVIDDAKGTTLAAASTMDKELKGSLKSGANKDAAAAVGKLVAERAVKAGVSEVVFDRGGFLFHGRVKALADAAREGGLKF, from the coding sequence ATGGCCAATTCCAAAGAAAAGTTTGTGAAGCGCCGGGCCCGTGTGCGCCGCAGCGTGAAGAAGTATTCGAGCGGGCGTCCGCGCCTTTCGATCCATCGTTCGTCTGCGCACATCTACGCGCAGGTGATCGACGACGCCAAGGGCACCACGCTCGCGGCGGCATCGACGATGGACAAAGAGCTCAAGGGCTCGCTCAAGTCCGGGGCGAACAAGGACGCAGCTGCTGCTGTTGGCAAGCTGGTCGCGGAGCGGGCTGTGAAGGCCGGCGTCAGCGAAGTCGTGTTCGACCGCGGTGGTTTTCTGTTTCATGGCCGCGTCAAGGCGCTGGCCGATGCCGCCCGCGAGGGCGGTCTGAAGTTCTAA
- the rplF gene encoding 50S ribosomal protein L6 — MSRIGKKPVPVPSNVTATVAGQNVKMKGPKGELSFSVPEELKVESTKEGVLVSLIEDTKPARSMWGMSRTQIANLIKGVTDGYSQELEIHGVGFKAQMKGKNEIVLSVGYSHDVVLDIPAGVDVKVGGPKQDQVTVSGIDKQAVGQMAAEIRASRKPEPYQGKGVRYKGEYIFRKEGKKK; from the coding sequence ATGTCGCGCATCGGTAAAAAACCCGTTCCCGTACCGTCGAATGTGACGGCGACGGTGGCCGGTCAGAACGTCAAGATGAAAGGCCCCAAGGGCGAGCTTTCGTTCAGCGTTCCTGAGGAGCTCAAGGTTGAATCGACGAAGGAGGGCGTCCTCGTTTCGTTGATCGAGGATACCAAGCCGGCTCGCTCCATGTGGGGCATGTCGCGCACCCAGATCGCCAACCTCATCAAGGGCGTGACGGATGGCTACAGCCAGGAGCTGGAAATTCACGGCGTCGGCTTCAAGGCGCAGATGAAGGGCAAGAACGAGATCGTGCTCTCCGTCGGCTACAGCCATGACGTCGTGCTCGACATTCCCGCTGGCGTCGACGTCAAGGTTGGCGGACCCAAGCAGGACCAGGTGACGGTTTCGGGTATCGACAAGCAGGCGGTCGGCCAGATGGCCGCCGAGATCCGTGCGTCGCGCAAGCCTGAGCCCTACCAGGGCAAGGGCGTGCGCTACAAGGGCGAGTACATCTTCCGCAAGGAAGGCAAGAAGAAATAA